The Miscanthus floridulus cultivar M001 chromosome 7, ASM1932011v1, whole genome shotgun sequence genome includes a region encoding these proteins:
- the LOC136467867 gene encoding subtilisin-like protease SBT1.4 has translation MARIRGPSLIVLLALAVLAAVAAAEARAQSTYIIHLAPGHPALSAARANGGGEAVLRRLLPRRLRAPRPRVLYSYQHAATGIAAQLTPEQAAHAAAAEGVLAVYPDKARQLHTTHTPSFLGLTETAGLLPAAAGGASSAVVGVLDTGLYPIGRGSFAAAAGLGPPPASFSGGCVSAGSFNASAYCNSKLIGAKFFYKGYEAGLGQPIDETKESKSPLDTEGHGTHTASTAAGSPVPGAGFFDYAKGQAVGMDPGARIAAYKICWASGCYDSDILAAMDEAVADGVDVISLSVGANGYAPRFYTDSIAIGAFHAVRKGIVVSCSAGNSGPGEYTSVNIAPWILTVGASTIDREFPADVVLGDGRVFGGVSLYAGDPLDSTQLPLVFAGDCGSRLCLIGELDPKKVAGKIVLCLRGNNARVEKGAAVKLAGGVGMILANTEDSGEELIADSHLVSATMVGQKFGDKIRYYVQTDPSPTATIVFRGTVIGKSPSAPQVAAFSSRGPNYRAPEILKPDVIAPGVNILAAWTGVASPTDLDIDTRRVEFNIISGTSMSCPHVSGLAALLRQAHPEWSPAAIKSALMTTAYNLDNSGKTIKDLATGEESTPFVRGAGHVDPNAALDPGLVYDAGTDDYVAFLCTLGYSPSLISIFTQDASVAHCSRKFARPGDLNYPAFVAVFSSYQDSVTYRRVVRNVGSNSSAVYQPKIVSPSGVDVTVSPSKLAFDGKQQSLGYEITIAVSGNPVIVDANYSFGSITWSDGAHDVTSPIAVTWPSNGGAAAM, from the coding sequence ATGGCGAGGATCAGGGGCCCGAGCCTCATCGTCCTGCTCGCTCTCGCCgtcctcgccgccgtcgccgccgccgaggcgCGCGCGCAGTCCACATACATCATCCACCTCGCGCCAGGCCACCCGGCGCTGTCCGCCGCGCGCgccaacggcggcggcgaggcggtcctccgccgcctcctcccgcGCCGCCTGCGCGCGCCGAGGCCGCGCGTGCTCTACTCCTACCAGCACGCTGCCACGGGCATCGCCGCGCAGCTCACGCCCGAGCAGGCCGCGCACGCCGCAGCCGCGGAGGGCGTCCTGGCCGTGTACCCCGACAAGGCGCGGCAGCTGCACACCACCCACACCCCGTCGTTCCTAGGCCTGACCGAGACCGCCGGGCTCCTCCCAGCCGCGGCGGGAGGCGCGTCGTCTGCCGTCGTCGGCGTGCTCGACACCGGGCTCTACCCCATCGGCCGGGGCTCGTTCGCGGCAGCTGCTGGGCTCGGCCCGCCGCCCGCGTCCTTCTCCGGAGGATGCGTCTCCGCGGGCTCCTTCAACGCGTCCGCTTACTGCAACAGCAAGCTCATCGGCGCCAAGTTCTTCTACAAGGGGTACGAGGCTGGTCTCGGCCAACCCATTGATGAGACCAAGGAGTCCAAGTCACCGCTGGACACTGAGGGCCATGGCACGCACACCGCCTCCACGGCGGCTGGCTCGCCGGTGCCCGGCGCCGGGTTCTTCGACTACGCCAAGGGGCAGGCCGTGGGCATGGACCCCGGCGCGCGCATCGCGGCGTACAAGATCTGCTGGGCGTCCGGATGCTACGACTCCGACATCCTCGCCGCCATGGACGAGGCCGTCGCCGACGGCGTCGACGTCATCTCGCTCTCCGTCGGCGCCAACGGGTACGCCCCTCGCTTCTACACCGATTCCATCGCCATCGGCGCTTTCCACGCGGTGCGCAAGGGCATCGTCGTCTCCTGCTCCGCCGGCAACTCCGGCCCCGGCGAGTACACCTCCGTCAACATTGCGCCGTGGATATTGACCGTCGGCGCGTCCACCATCGACCGCGAGTTCCCCGCCGATGTGGTTCTTGGTGACGGCCGCGTCTTTGGCGGCGTGTCTCTGTACGCCGGTGACCCCCTCGACTCCACTCAGCTGCCGCTGGTGTTCGCCGGGGACTGTGGTTCCCGCCTGTGCCTGATAGGCGAGCTCGACCCGAAGAAGGTGGCCGGCAAGATCGTGCTCTGTCTGCGTGGTAACAACGCTCGCGTCGAGAAAGGAGCGGCAGTCAAGCTCGCCGGTGGGGTCGGAATGATCCTCGCCAACACCGAGGACAGCGGCGAGGAGCTAATCGCCGACTCCCACCTCGTGTCGGCGACTATGGTCGGGCAGAAGTTCGGCGACAAGATCAGGTACTACGTCCAGACGGACCCGTCGCCGACGGCGACCATCGTGTTCCGCGGCACGGTCATCGGCAAGTCGCCGTCCGCGCCGCAAGTGGCGGCGTTCTCGAGTCGAGGCCCCAACTACCGCGCGCCGGAGATCCTCAAGCCCGACGTCATCGCCCCCGGCGTCAACATACTCGCGGCGTGGACCGGCGTCGCGTCCCCCACCGACCTGGACATCGACACGAGGCGCGTCgagttcaacatcatctccggGACGTCTATGTCCTGCCCGCACGTGAGCGGCCTCGCCGCGCTGCTCCGCCAGGCGCACCCGGAGTGGAGCCCCGCCGCGATCAAGTCGGCGCTCATGACCACGGCGTACAACCTGGACAACTCCGGGAAGACCATCAAGGACCTCGCGACGGGCGAGGAGTCGACGCCGTTCGTCCGTGGCGCCGGCCACGTCGACCCCAACGCCGCCCTCGACCCGGGCCTGGTGTACGACGCCGGCACCGACGACTACGTCGCCTTCCTCTGCACGCTCGGGTACTCTCCGTCGTTGATCTCCATCTTCACACAGGACGCGTCGGTCGCCCACTGCTCGAGGAAATTCGCTCGCCCCGGCGACCTCAACTACCCTGCCTTCGTCGCCGTCTTCTCCTCCTACCAAGATTCAGTCACCTACCGCCGGGTGGTGCGCAACGTCGGCAGCAACTCCAGCGCGGTGTACCAGCCCAAGATTGTCAGCCCGTCCGGCGTGGATGTCACGGTGAGCCCGAGCAAGCTCGCGTTCGACGGGAAGCAGCAGAGCCTGGGCTACGAGATCACCATCGCGGTGTCAGGCAACCCGGTGATCGTGGACGCCAACTACTCGTTCGGGTCCATCACCTGGAGCGACGGCGCGCACGACGTCACGAGCCCCATTGCCGTGACCTGGCCGTCCAACGGTGGAGCAGCTGCCATGTAG